The segment TTATTGCCGACAACCAGCAAGCGGTGTTCGTCACCAACAATATGACGCTCAACCAGAACTTCGCTGCCTTCATCAATCGCTACGGCATAGGCTGCTTCGATTTCTTGTTGTGTGTATAAATTAATAAATACGCCACGACCATGGTTGCCATCGATTGGTTTCACCACAACAGGCAGGCCGATATCTTGTGCTGCCTCCCAGGCATCATCAGGGCTGGTCACGGTTCTGCCTTCGGGCGTTGGAACACCCGCGCTGCGTAATAAGCTTTTCGTTAAGTCTTTGTCGCGAGAAATCGTTTCTGCAATGGCGCTGGTTTGATCTGTCTCAGCAGTCCATATGCGACGTTGCTTTGCGCCATAGCCTAGTTGTACTAAGTTACCTTCAGATAGGCGGATCGATGGAATGCCGCGTTCCTCAGCTGCATTCACAATGCATGCAGTACTAGGGCCAAGCAATAAGTCATCACCAAGATCACGTAACTTTTCAATAATGTCTTTAGATAAGGCAAGGCAATCTTGATTGTCTTGGGCAAGTGCTAAGTAGAGATCGCGAGCGTACTTTAATGCGGTGAGGGTAACTTCTTCATTAATTGCACTGACCATGACTTTGTAAACGCCACGACGGTCGCCATCACGAGCCTTGCCAAATCCACCAGGTATGCCTGCTAGATTTTGTAATTCAAGTGTTAGGTGCTCCATGATGTGAGCTGGCCATGTGCCTTCTTCAACACGCTTAAGAAAGCCGCCGGTTTCGCCATAACTGCAACGGTGCTCAACTAGACTTGGGAGTGCTTTTACCAGGCGATCATAAAAGCCTGGAATGAGGTTAGAGGGGTAGTCCTCGAGCTCGCCAATATCGATCCAGACCTCGATGACGGGGTGGTAGGTCCACATATTGGGACCGCGCAGATGCTTAACGCTCAGGATTTCAATGGATTTATCTAATAACTGGGGCATTTATGGTGTAGCGAGGGGTCCTAGCCGATGTTTGGGGCTTAGACGGAGCAGGCTGTCTCTGAGTTCTAGTTTTATTGAAAATCCAAAAAATGGCAAAAATACATAAAAAGGCTGATTACGCTAATTTAACGGTTTTCTGCCTCCTAAAGTTGACAGAGACAATAAATCTAAAAAATTGAGCTCCACTATACTTTTAGGGTTAATGAAGCCAGAAATCCTACCTTTTGCCCCCGCTTTGCCAAGCCACTGGCAAGCTATTCTGAGGGGTGAAAAATCGCCCATTCAATCCCAAGAGGCTGTGCTGGCATGGGTTGAGCTCGACTTAGATGCAGATCTGCGTTTTAACAAGAGCCTTTTGCTGCTGACAGGGCGGCTTTTAATGTGGACTGATGGCCAACATTTCGAGTCTTGGGCGGTCAATGTAGAAGAGCACTTGCTTCATGGGGATCATGCGGGTGTCGGGCACTTAAGGCTCGAGCTAGCCAATAGTTTGAAAAGGGTTTGGTATTTCACTCTCGCAGTAAACCCCCAGGTATTGCGTCTTCAATCGTCTTTCAGAAAACTCACAAAGGATGGTCAGCAAAGCGAGACTGAACTCAGTGAGTACGACAAACAAGTTTGCCCAGTTTGCTTAAGTCCTAAGCCAGCAAACTCTGACGTTTGTCCAACGTGCGATCCTGAAGACGATAAACCGCCTTCAACTTGGACGCTTTTTAAGCTTTGGCGTTTTGCCAAGCCTTATCAAAACCAGTTATTACTCGGCTTTGTATTGACGCTACTTTCTACTGGGGCAACTTTAATCCCGCCATACCTTACGATGCCTTTAATGGATCATGTATTGATTCCATACGAGCGTGGTAATCCAATTGATTTCCATTTGGCGAGCATGTATTTGCTAGCGCTATTTGGTGCTGCAGTAGTTGCTTGGGGTCTTGGTTGGTGGAAAACATACTTACTTGCCTTGGTAAGCGAGCGTATTGGCGCTGACTTACGTAATACCACCTTTGAGCATTTACTGAAGCTCTCGCTGGAGTACTTTGGGGGCAAGCGCACTGGAGACTTGATAGCCCGCATTGGTGCAGAGACAGATCGTATCTGCGTCTTCCTATCCCTTTATGCGCTTGACTTTGCGACTGATGTCCTCATGATTACGATGACTGCGGCCATCTTGGTTTCGATTGATCCTTTGCTCGCATTAGTTACGTTAGCCCCTTTGCCATTTATCGTTTGGATGATTCATGTGGTACGCGATAAGTTGCGCTTTGGTTTTGAAAAGATTGATCGCATTTGGTCTGAGGTCACGAATATTTTGGCCGATACCATTCCAGGTATTCGTGTTGTTAAAGCATTCGCACAAGAAGATCGTGAGCTCAAACGTTTTATAGACTCCAACAAACACAATTTGCAAATCAATGATCGAGTCAATCGTGTGTGGGGATTGTTTTCACCGACAGTAACTTTGTTAACTGAGACTGGTTTGCTGGTGGTATGGGGTTTTGGTATTTGGCAGGTAGCTCATCAAAAAGTAACAGTGGGTGTTCTGATTGCTTTCCTTGCTTATATTGGTCGTTTCTATGTGCGCTTAGATTCTATGAGCCGCATTGTTTCGCACACACAAAAAGCGGCCGCTGGCGCCAAGCGTATCTTTGACATTCTTGATCACGTATCAAGTGTTCCCGAGCCAATCAATCCTGCTCCTTTGGGTCCTGTGCAGGGGCGAATCACAATGCGTGGCGTGGGTTTCCGTTATGGCAACCGCGCCGTATCCAAGGGAATCGATTTAGAAATCGCTCCCGGCGAAATGATTGGCTTGGTTGGCCATAGTGGCTCAGGTAAGAGCACCTTGGTGAACTTGATTTGCCGTTTCTATGATGTGAGTTCTGGTTCTATCGCATTAGATGGGCGTGATATTCGCAGTATTGGCATTGCCGACTATCGCAAGCGTATCGGATTGGTATTGCAAGAACCATTCTTGTTCTTTGGAACGATTGCGGAAAACATTGCATACGGCAAACCTGATGCAACTCGTGAGGAAATCATTGAAGCTGCGCGCGCTGCGCATGCCCATGAATTCATTTTGCGTTTGCCGCTAGGTTATGACTCACTAGTAGGTGAGCGTGGTCAGTCACTCTCTGGTGGCGAACGTCAACGTATATCAATTGCAAGAGCCTTGCTCATTAATCCAAGCATCTTGATCTTGGATGAAGCAACATCATCTGTGGACACTACTACCGAAAAAGAAATTCAGCGGGCTTTGGATAATCTGGTTAAAGGCCGCACAACTATTGCAATCGCGCACCGTCTCTCTACCTTGAGAAAGGCTGATCGCCTAGTAGTACTTGATAAAGGCGAGATCGTAGAGATTGGTTCTCACGAGCAGTTAATGGAAGCACAAGGCGCTTACTACACCTTGTATCAAGCCCAATTACGCCATGCTGCAGAGCTGGTTGAAGGCGGCGCCATTGGTGAAAGTTTGGAAGAATCTGCTGAAGAAAAACAAGAAGAGAAGCAAGAAGAGACATTGCAGGTGATCGCGAAAAATATTGGGGGAGGGGTATGACACAACACAACCCTGCCAATCAACTGCACCGTGATTCACTAGGTCGTTTAGTTTTTGTTGATGCAAAAGGTGTTTCACATATTGGTGTTCACCCAGTTAGAGCATTTCCAATTACGGCGCCTACTAGTGGCATTGGCATCATGAATCAATCAGGCAAAGAAGTTTGCTGGTATCCGAATGTTGCGGATATTCCTAAAGCAGAGCTTGTGCTGATCGAAGAAGAACTAGCCGCACGTGAATTTATGCCGGTGATTGAAAAGATCACAAGAGTTTCTACCTTTGCAACGCCTAGTATTTGGGATATTGAAACTGACCGCGGACCAACTCGGATTCGCTTGAAGGGCGAGGAAGATATCCGCAGAATCGCTGGCAATACACTTTTGATCGCTGATTCAAATGGCTTGC is part of the Polynucleobacter tropicus genome and harbors:
- a CDS encoding ABC transporter ATP-binding protein, with amino-acid sequence MKPEILPFAPALPSHWQAILRGEKSPIQSQEAVLAWVELDLDADLRFNKSLLLLTGRLLMWTDGQHFESWAVNVEEHLLHGDHAGVGHLRLELANSLKRVWYFTLAVNPQVLRLQSSFRKLTKDGQQSETELSEYDKQVCPVCLSPKPANSDVCPTCDPEDDKPPSTWTLFKLWRFAKPYQNQLLLGFVLTLLSTGATLIPPYLTMPLMDHVLIPYERGNPIDFHLASMYLLALFGAAVVAWGLGWWKTYLLALVSERIGADLRNTTFEHLLKLSLEYFGGKRTGDLIARIGAETDRICVFLSLYALDFATDVLMITMTAAILVSIDPLLALVTLAPLPFIVWMIHVVRDKLRFGFEKIDRIWSEVTNILADTIPGIRVVKAFAQEDRELKRFIDSNKHNLQINDRVNRVWGLFSPTVTLLTETGLLVVWGFGIWQVAHQKVTVGVLIAFLAYIGRFYVRLDSMSRIVSHTQKAAAGAKRIFDILDHVSSVPEPINPAPLGPVQGRITMRGVGFRYGNRAVSKGIDLEIAPGEMIGLVGHSGSGKSTLVNLICRFYDVSSGSIALDGRDIRSIGIADYRKRIGLVLQEPFLFFGTIAENIAYGKPDATREEIIEAARAAHAHEFILRLPLGYDSLVGERGQSLSGGERQRISIARALLINPSILILDEATSSVDTTTEKEIQRALDNLVKGRTTIAIAHRLSTLRKADRLVVLDKGEIVEIGSHEQLMEAQGAYYTLYQAQLRHAAELVEGGAIGESLEESAEEKQEEKQEETLQVIAKNIGGGV
- a CDS encoding DUF1854 domain-containing protein, which codes for MTQHNPANQLHRDSLGRLVFVDAKGVSHIGVHPVRAFPITAPTSGIGIMNQSGKEVCWYPNVADIPKAELVLIEEELAAREFMPVIEKITRVSTFATPSIWDIETDRGPTRIRLKGEEDIRRIAGNTLLIADSNGLQFLIKDSTQLDKLSKKFLDRFR